Proteins from a single region of Sylvia atricapilla isolate bSylAtr1 chromosome 7, bSylAtr1.pri, whole genome shotgun sequence:
- the CNOT9 gene encoding CCR4-NOT transcription complex subunit 9, whose product MHSLATAAPVPTALAQVDREKIYQWINELSSPETRENALLELSKKRESVPDLAPMLWHSFGTIAALLQEIVNIYPSINPPTLTAHQSNRVCNALALLQCVASHPETRSAFLAAHIPLFLYPFLHTVSKTRPFEYLRLTSLGVIGALVKTDEQEVINFLLTTEIIPLCLRIMESGSELSKTVATFILQKILLDDTGLAYICQTYERFSHVAMILGKMVLQLSKEPSARLLKHVVRCYLRLSDNPRAREALRQCLPDQLKDTTFAQVLKDDTTTKRWLAQLVKNLQEGQVTDPRGIPLPPQ is encoded by the exons ATGCACAGTCTGGCCACGGCCGCG cctgtgccaaCAGCACTGGCTCAGGTTGACCGTGAAAAGATCTACCAGTGGATCAATGAGCTGTCCAGCCCCGAGACACGGGAGAAtgcactgctggagctgagcaagAAGCGTGAGTCTGTGCCTGACCTCGCCCCTATGCTGTGGCACTCGTTTGGCACGATTGCAGCACTCCTTCAG gaaattgtaaatatttatccATCAATCAACCCTCCGACTTTGACAGCCCATCAGTCCAACAGAGTCTGCAATGCTTTAGCTCTTCTACAGTGTGTTGCATCACACCCTGAAACAAG ATCAGCTTTTCTGGCAGCTCATATTCCTCTCTTCCTGTACCCCTTCCTGCACACAGTCAGCAAGACCCGTCCATTTGAGTACCTGCGGCTCACAAGCCTCGGAGTCATTG gAGCCTTGGTGAAAACTGACGAGCAAGAAGTGATAAATTTCTTATTGACAACAGAAATTATCCCCCTGTGCTTACGTATTATGGAGTCTGGCAGTGAGCTCTCCAAAACG GTTGCTACGtttattcttcagaaaattctCCTGGATGACACAGGGCTGGCATATATCTGTCAGACTTATGAGCGGTTTTCCCATGTTGCCATGATACTG GGTAAAATGgtcctgcagctctccaaggAGCCATCGGCACGGCTGCTGAAACATGTTGTCCGCTGCTACCTTCGCCTTTCCGATAACCCCAG GGCACGTGAAGCTCTCAGGCAGTGCCTTCCTGACCAGCTGAAGGACACCACCTTCGCCCAGGTCCTGAAGGATGACACCACCACAAAACGCTGGCTGGCTCAGCTTGTCAAGAACCTGCAAGAGGGTCAAGTCACTGACCCACGGGGCATCCCTCTTCCTCCGCAATGA